The following proteins come from a genomic window of Proteiniphilum propionicum:
- the nrfA gene encoding ammonia-forming cytochrome c nitrite reductase: MNSKRHSDRMKPWVGWFLFFVTMGMVFLLGMLAASITQRRAEIASVMNNRKVEITGIEPRSELFAVNYPHEYETWSRTADTTFQSEFNGSKAVDVLAERPEMVILWAGYAFSKDYNTPRGHMHAVEDVHHTLRTGAPMTPEEGPQPATCWTCKSPDVPRLMESEGIAEFYNKTWAHWGQEVVNPIGCADCHNAETMDLKISRPGLIEGFENMGLDIKEATHQEMRSLACAQCHVEYYFTPVGKYLIFPWHNGTTMEGAEQYYDSIGFADYTHALSKAPIIKAQHPDYEIFKTGIHAQRGVSCADCHMPYISEGGIKYSSHHVRSPLASMNNTCQVCHRETEEDLRDAVYERQRSANQIRDLVEKELATAHLEAQYAWNKGATATQMKNVLQLLRQSQWRWDYAVASHGGAFHSPVEYQRILSLSLDRAHKARFETAKVLAQLGFTGDVPLPDISTKEKAQAYIGLDMQKEKTDKKIFQEVIIPQWLKIARENDRLASLN; encoded by the coding sequence ATGAACAGTAAAAGGCACAGTGACAGGATGAAGCCCTGGGTTGGGTGGTTTCTTTTTTTCGTTACGATGGGAATGGTATTCCTTTTGGGAATGCTGGCAGCTTCAATCACACAAAGAAGAGCCGAGATAGCTAGCGTGATGAACAACAGGAAAGTAGAAATAACTGGTATAGAGCCAAGAAGTGAGCTTTTTGCCGTTAACTATCCACACGAATACGAGACATGGAGCAGAACAGCCGATACCACTTTCCAGAGTGAATTTAACGGGAGCAAAGCAGTGGATGTACTTGCTGAACGTCCCGAGATGGTTATCCTTTGGGCCGGCTATGCTTTTTCAAAAGATTACAATACTCCCAGGGGGCATATGCATGCAGTGGAGGATGTGCATCATACATTGCGTACCGGAGCCCCAATGACTCCGGAAGAAGGGCCGCAGCCGGCAACCTGTTGGACATGTAAAAGTCCCGATGTACCCCGGCTGATGGAGTCTGAAGGCATCGCCGAATTCTATAACAAGACATGGGCCCACTGGGGGCAAGAGGTGGTAAACCCGATTGGTTGTGCAGACTGTCATAACGCAGAAACCATGGATTTGAAAATCAGCCGGCCCGGATTGATTGAAGGATTCGAAAATATGGGGCTGGATATTAAAGAAGCTACTCATCAGGAAATGCGTTCGCTGGCTTGTGCACAATGCCATGTAGAATACTACTTCACACCCGTGGGAAAATATCTGATCTTCCCATGGCACAATGGAACTACCATGGAGGGTGCAGAACAGTATTACGACAGCATAGGGTTTGCAGATTATACACACGCACTGAGCAAAGCACCAATCATAAAAGCGCAACACCCCGATTACGAGATATTCAAGACAGGTATCCATGCACAGCGAGGGGTCTCCTGTGCCGACTGCCATATGCCTTATATTTCAGAAGGTGGTATAAAATACAGCAGTCACCATGTGAGAAGCCCGCTGGCAAGCATGAATAACACCTGTCAGGTGTGCCATAGAGAGACGGAAGAGGACCTTCGCGATGCAGTGTATGAACGCCAGCGCAGTGCAAACCAGATTCGCGATCTGGTAGAGAAAGAGCTCGCTACCGCACATTTGGAGGCTCAGTACGCGTGGAACAAAGGGGCAACCGCGACACAGATGAAAAATGTACTGCAGCTTCTCCGACAGTCGCAATGGCGCTGGGATTACGCTGTTGCTTCACACGGTGGGGCCTTTCACTCTCCGGTTGAATATCAGCGTATTCTTTCATTAAGCCTTGACAGGGCTCACAAAGCCAGGTTTGAAACGGCAAAAGTACTTGCACAACTTGGATTTACCGGAGATGTTCCTCTACCCGATATTTCCACGAAAGAAAAAGCACAGGCTTATATCGGCCTTGATATGCAGAAAGAGAAAACCGATAAAAAAATATTTCAGGAGGTTATTATCCCTCAATGGCTTAAAATAGCCAGAGAGAACGACCGGCTGGCAAGCTTGAATTAA
- a CDS encoding cytochrome c biogenesis protein ResB, whose translation MKNSSRNIWEQPWGYTEGFILTAGILLTGFFLQLAVGNIEISLFAAPVNYITGALFITGIILLHLLSGKSRVTRWLSGIYAAIPAVSALLLLCIILGLLPQLPKEIAGNELPPGIFKPLGWYQMTTSWPFILLCFYLLMILGLAILKRTRRKQSLRDIGFYLNHIGLFVALLGGILGSADMERLIMSVNEGQVEWRATDRQGTIKELTIAIQLDSFIIEEYEPKLVIIDNETGIVLPLSRPESYMFEGAGKTALLAGATIEIIEYLPHAAIFRDSAFLNVVPMMMEGAAIAMKIRVDKAGLPCPVEGWVSNGSYLFPPNQLQIDEHTSVAMPLQEVKKYRSHVTVYTEAGHTQKIVIEVNKPLSIGDWTIYQYSYDDSKGKYSDTPIFELVRDPWLKVVYSGIFMLIAGAIFIFIAGPEKSIL comes from the coding sequence ATGAAAAATTCTTCACGAAATATCTGGGAGCAACCATGGGGATATACAGAAGGTTTTATACTTACCGCCGGTATCCTGCTCACGGGATTCTTTCTGCAGTTGGCCGTTGGAAATATTGAGATTTCCCTTTTCGCCGCACCTGTAAATTATATCACTGGTGCACTGTTTATCACGGGGATTATTCTTTTACATCTTCTGTCCGGGAAAAGCCGTGTAACAAGGTGGTTGTCGGGAATATATGCAGCCATTCCTGCAGTTAGTGCTCTGCTCCTCCTCTGTATAATTCTGGGATTACTCCCTCAACTCCCAAAAGAGATAGCCGGCAATGAGCTGCCACCTGGCATATTCAAACCGCTGGGCTGGTACCAGATGACTACTTCATGGCCATTTATACTGCTGTGCTTTTATTTGTTAATGATCTTGGGACTGGCTATACTCAAAAGGACAAGGAGGAAACAGTCGTTACGCGATATCGGGTTCTATCTGAATCATATCGGCCTTTTTGTCGCCCTGCTGGGAGGAATACTCGGCAGTGCAGATATGGAGCGACTCATCATGAGTGTAAATGAGGGGCAAGTGGAGTGGCGTGCGACAGACAGACAAGGGACAATAAAAGAGCTAACTATTGCTATCCAATTGGATTCATTCATTATTGAAGAGTATGAACCTAAGCTGGTGATTATTGATAATGAAACAGGAATTGTGTTACCTCTATCACGACCCGAAAGTTACATGTTTGAAGGAGCAGGAAAGACTGCCCTGCTGGCTGGAGCTACAATTGAGATTATTGAATATCTGCCTCATGCAGCCATCTTCAGGGATTCTGCTTTTTTGAATGTGGTACCAATGATGATGGAGGGAGCAGCCATCGCCATGAAGATAAGGGTGGACAAAGCAGGACTACCTTGTCCTGTGGAGGGATGGGTCAGCAACGGCAGTTATCTTTTTCCGCCTAACCAGTTGCAGATCGATGAGCATACCAGTGTAGCCATGCCGCTGCAGGAGGTTAAGAAATACAGATCGCATGTAACCGTCTATACTGAAGCAGGGCATACGCAAAAAATTGTCATTGAAGTAAACAAGCCATTATCAATAGGAGACTGGACAATTTATCAATACAGCTACGATGATTCAAAAGGAAAATACTCAGACACACCGATTTTTGAACTCGTGCGTGATCCGTGGCTGAAAGTGGTTTACAGCGGCATCTTCATGCTTATTGCAGGAGCCATCTTTATTTTTATTGCCGGACCTGAAAAAAGTATATTATGA
- the ccsA gene encoding cytochrome c biogenesis protein CcsA: MTWSSFIYFAFGAVLLWSFGAILAYKNRNKAMPSMFTAAGLMLFFIFISGLWISLERPPLRTMGETRLWYSFFLPVAGLLTYLRWNYRWIISFTTLLSSVFIIINIASPDIHNKVLMPALQSPWFAPHVIIYMFSYAIVGAATLVAIYYLARENKIVCKAHIMNMTDNMVYAGVACITLGMLMGAIWAKDAWGHYWSWDPKETWAATTWLGYLIYIHYRLKRNSSNRISMIILVVAFILLQICWYGLNYLPPAKQSIHTYSSQ; this comes from the coding sequence ATGACCTGGAGTTCATTTATTTATTTTGCATTTGGTGCAGTACTCCTTTGGAGTTTTGGAGCAATTCTTGCGTACAAAAACAGAAACAAGGCAATGCCGTCAATGTTTACAGCGGCTGGACTTATGCTCTTTTTCATTTTTATATCGGGCCTCTGGATATCTTTGGAGAGACCGCCCCTGCGTACCATGGGCGAGACACGCCTTTGGTATTCGTTTTTCCTGCCTGTTGCGGGGCTGCTTACCTATCTAAGGTGGAACTACAGATGGATAATTTCATTCACCACTCTGCTCTCCTCGGTTTTTATAATTATAAATATCGCGAGCCCGGATATCCATAACAAAGTGCTCATGCCGGCACTGCAGAGCCCCTGGTTCGCCCCGCACGTTATTATCTACATGTTTTCCTATGCCATTGTGGGCGCCGCAACACTAGTAGCCATATACTATCTTGCCAGGGAGAATAAAATCGTCTGCAAAGCCCACATCATGAATATGACAGACAATATGGTGTATGCCGGTGTTGCCTGCATTACACTGGGCATGCTTATGGGAGCTATCTGGGCTAAAGATGCATGGGGACATTACTGGAGCTGGGATCCAAAAGAGACATGGGCTGCAACCACCTGGCTGGGGTACCTGATCTATATCCATTACCGCCTTAAAAGAAACTCTTCAAACAGAATCTCCATGATCATTCTGGTAGTTGCTTTTATATTGTTGCAAATATGTTGGTATGGATTGAACTACCTCCCCCCGGCAAAGCAAAGTATCCACACCTACTCTTCACAATGA